In Marinomonas algicola, a single genomic region encodes these proteins:
- a CDS encoding Fic/DOC family protein: protein MAKYEVTTSEGEFEPGSNEAILKNKLGIITVDDINEAETELLIQLYEHILSETDHSVLTAVDITNWHRMWLGNLYEWAGEYRSVNMSKGGFHFAAAKQIPKLLQQFESDFLSQFECLSQLDEEAVISFLAQSHVEFILIHPYREGNGRLSRLFMDVCAVQAGFDVLDYELWDDNKEFYFKSIQASVSGDYQHIERLVRDVLK, encoded by the coding sequence ATGGCCAAGTACGAAGTGACCACTAGTGAAGGTGAGTTTGAACCTGGTTCAAATGAAGCTATATTAAAGAATAAGCTAGGTATTATAACGGTCGATGATATCAATGAGGCTGAAACTGAGCTGCTCATTCAATTGTATGAACATATTTTGAGTGAGACGGACCATTCAGTATTAACGGCAGTAGACATTACAAATTGGCACAGAATGTGGCTCGGAAACCTTTATGAGTGGGCAGGTGAGTACCGCTCTGTCAATATGAGTAAAGGTGGCTTCCACTTTGCCGCCGCTAAACAAATCCCCAAATTGCTGCAACAGTTTGAAAGTGACTTTCTCTCTCAATTTGAGTGTCTTTCGCAGCTTGACGAAGAAGCGGTTATTTCTTTTTTGGCACAAAGCCATGTTGAGTTTATTTTGATACACCCATACAGAGAAGGAAATGGGCGGCTCTCTCGTTTGTTTATGGATGTGTGTGCTGTTCAGGCGGGCTTTGATGTACTGGATTATGAACTTTGGGATGACAATAAAGAATTTTATTTCAAGTCGATTCAAGCCAGCGTCTCAGGGGATTATCAGCATATTGAGCGCTTAGTTCGAGATGTTTTGAAGTAA
- a CDS encoding DUF262 domain-containing protein, translating to MYSNDLPTSLCLKKLFQSDTYYKIPVYQRNYDWGKTQIQQLIVDINDFAKKDDVKKEESKGFYYVGSLVVHEKQGIYEILDGQQRFTTLTLIACYLKFRLPELFDWYEKTNLDFESRPISRSSLESFYQALSTPKESSGSASNDFLAAINALNIETLSPSMLNGIKVIDSVITDIFTDTKNDEAFKNFAEYLLKQVKILRVSVPANTDVSHYFEVMNNRGEQLEKHEIVKANLLSAVQNNVHDMATIQTIWLACSDMSRYAQTRFSVAERKKIFEDNYEGFKFNNFNNLRDAIYPKVANDNSAPKNSIGSSSESTSKESRITFSLEASLKLGQKVTVNNGNESNDDDDGREERFTSVIDFPNFLMQVLRLYVKNNSTDELPPLDDKALIGSFKMHIGDDAKKAKLFVFTLLKYRYLFDRFIVKREKTGGKGEDWSLKHYKFGKNGSSYVNTFSRLDDSEADNDSCLMLLSAFHVSYPTNSSKNWLSAVLYWLDQQDKPVSSEAYLGFLKDLAKAFMVNRYLTAEPQDYPHFIYTIDKVNSEVGVKSETEILASVNYAKGFLRYGQVRLFVFNYLDYLLWKDRGSSTDSIAAYKSGFRFSMNNSVEHFSPQTPKANEKLGPAALHSFGNLCLLTSSDNSSLSNDGPEQKAKILNARRKIMAPLSLKLELMLKQADAWSKSAEESAITIQEHETQMFRVLADNLNLSIDAEL from the coding sequence ATGTACAGTAATGATCTGCCTACTAGCCTTTGCTTAAAAAAATTATTTCAGAGTGACACCTACTACAAAATACCTGTATATCAGCGCAACTACGATTGGGGTAAGACGCAGATACAGCAATTGATTGTAGATATAAATGACTTTGCCAAAAAAGACGATGTTAAAAAAGAAGAGAGCAAAGGTTTTTACTATGTGGGTAGTTTGGTCGTGCATGAAAAACAAGGTATTTACGAAATATTGGATGGCCAACAGCGCTTTACCACGCTTACCTTAATCGCTTGTTATTTAAAGTTTCGCCTTCCAGAGTTGTTTGACTGGTATGAAAAAACCAACTTAGACTTTGAAAGCCGCCCAATATCGCGTAGCAGCCTAGAGAGTTTTTATCAGGCACTTAGCACACCAAAGGAGTCAAGTGGCAGTGCCTCTAATGATTTTTTGGCGGCTATCAACGCCTTGAATATTGAAACTCTTTCTCCATCTATGCTTAATGGCATTAAAGTTATCGACAGTGTTATAACGGATATTTTTACAGATACCAAAAATGATGAGGCCTTTAAAAACTTTGCTGAATATTTGTTAAAACAAGTAAAAATTCTACGCGTTAGTGTGCCTGCCAATACCGATGTTAGCCACTATTTTGAAGTGATGAATAACCGCGGCGAGCAGCTAGAAAAGCATGAAATTGTAAAAGCGAATTTACTATCAGCAGTGCAAAATAACGTGCACGATATGGCGACCATTCAAACGATCTGGTTAGCCTGTTCTGACATGAGTCGTTATGCACAAACGCGCTTTTCAGTGGCAGAGCGTAAGAAAATATTTGAAGATAATTACGAAGGTTTTAAGTTCAATAATTTTAACAATTTACGCGATGCTATTTACCCTAAAGTTGCTAATGACAATTCAGCGCCTAAAAATAGTATAGGGAGCAGCTCAGAAAGCACCAGTAAAGAAAGCCGCATAACGTTTAGTTTGGAAGCCTCACTTAAATTAGGCCAAAAAGTAACAGTTAATAACGGCAATGAATCTAACGATGACGATGATGGCCGTGAAGAGCGGTTTACCAGTGTTATCGATTTCCCCAACTTTTTGATGCAGGTTCTGCGTCTTTATGTAAAAAACAATTCAACGGATGAGCTTCCACCTTTAGACGATAAGGCGCTGATTGGGTCTTTTAAAATGCATATTGGTGACGATGCAAAAAAGGCTAAATTATTCGTTTTTACGCTTTTAAAATATCGTTATTTATTTGATCGCTTTATTGTTAAGCGTGAGAAAACAGGTGGCAAGGGTGAAGATTGGTCTTTAAAGCATTATAAGTTTGGCAAAAATGGCTCTAGTTATGTTAATACCTTTAGTAGGCTAGATGATTCAGAAGCTGATAATGACTCATGCTTGATGTTGCTTTCTGCATTCCATGTTTCTTACCCAACCAATTCCAGTAAAAATTGGCTGTCTGCTGTGCTGTATTGGCTAGACCAGCAAGATAAGCCTGTTAGCTCAGAAGCGTATTTAGGTTTTTTAAAAGATCTGGCTAAAGCATTTATGGTTAACCGTTATCTTACGGCTGAGCCTCAAGATTATCCTCACTTTATCTATACAATTGACAAAGTAAACAGCGAAGTCGGAGTTAAATCTGAGACTGAAATTTTAGCCTCTGTTAACTATGCCAAAGGCTTTTTGCGCTACGGCCAAGTGAGATTATTCGTATTTAACTACTTAGATTATTTGCTATGGAAAGATAGGGGGAGCAGTACAGACAGCATCGCAGCTTATAAATCTGGCTTTAGATTCAGTATGAATAATAGCGTAGAGCACTTTTCGCCACAAACACCCAAAGCGAACGAGAAGTTAGGCCCTGCTGCCTTACATAGCTTTGGTAACCTTTGCTTATTAACAAGTTCTGATAATTCGTCACTGAGTAATGACGGACCTGAACAGAAAGCCAAAATACTCAACGCAAGGCGTAAAATCATGGCGCCTTTAAGCTTGAAGTTGGAATTAATGCTTAAGCAGGCAGATGCTTGGAGTAAATCTGCAGAGGAATCAGCGATTACTATTCAAGAGCATGAAACTCAAATGTTTAGAGTTTTGGCAGATAATCTTAATCTAAGCATAGATGCTGAGTTATAG
- a CDS encoding DUF262 domain-containing protein has protein sequence MDKHFESIATVVKISDFLSCENYAEMNLEIPFYQRPYRWGEKNITDLITDLSYQTKRLSHSRGVMFNADNAYRLGTVVLHKNSREDKEGEDKKGKKRKSLDVVDGQQRSLTLLLVLTIAKAGKFSEQLKDFIPVDIKLPNCSETQKNVSKNHTIIQRFVNSPDFTEDVLDFLLNHCEVVQVTLNELSEAFQFFDSQNARGLDLNPHDLLKAFHLREFPESENAVKQEVVEYWERQDTTRLKNLFANYLYPARRWSAGQRAMGFTKAKAGLFKGVSLGENNYPFQQGLRVIDGTIDSYIQHPHRKLDLQPMAYPFQLTQTMINGRRFFEWVTHYQMLIKPLLKNSIAAEDNNWLQSALYHHDTQQKALPTKSIRPTALVIMQVLNNKKANESGVEGEIKNYSYEGRWRQGDRYVRRMFDALVLCYYDRFGTQDLPRAIEYIFIWAYSLRLEKGSVYLQGIEKHVRENNLFVRLHQSLTPADFLNKPLPQIEINLAQAIYETIEKKNIDKLCGIKILFSDLGYCSPTKEATPNVQ, from the coding sequence ATGGATAAGCATTTTGAAAGTATCGCAACGGTTGTTAAAATTTCAGATTTTTTATCATGTGAAAATTATGCCGAGATGAATTTAGAGATCCCTTTTTACCAGCGGCCTTATCGCTGGGGTGAGAAAAACATCACCGACTTAATCACCGACCTAAGCTATCAAACCAAGCGATTAAGCCATAGCCGCGGAGTGATGTTTAATGCCGATAATGCCTACCGCTTAGGCACAGTGGTGTTGCATAAAAACAGCCGTGAAGACAAAGAAGGTGAAGATAAAAAAGGTAAAAAAAGAAAAAGCTTAGATGTGGTGGATGGTCAGCAGCGCAGCTTAACATTATTGCTTGTGTTAACCATCGCCAAAGCGGGTAAGTTTAGTGAACAGCTTAAAGATTTTATCCCAGTTGATATAAAACTACCCAATTGCAGTGAAACGCAAAAAAATGTAAGTAAAAACCACACAATTATTCAACGCTTTGTGAATAGCCCCGACTTCACCGAAGACGTATTGGATTTTTTGTTAAATCACTGCGAAGTGGTACAGGTAACGCTGAATGAATTGTCTGAAGCCTTTCAATTTTTCGACTCGCAAAATGCCCGAGGCCTCGATTTAAACCCTCACGATTTACTTAAAGCCTTTCACTTGCGTGAGTTTCCAGAATCTGAAAATGCCGTAAAACAAGAGGTTGTTGAGTATTGGGAACGGCAAGATACCACAAGGCTGAAAAACTTATTTGCCAATTATTTATACCCCGCGCGTCGTTGGAGTGCAGGTCAAAGGGCGATGGGGTTTACTAAAGCGAAAGCAGGCTTGTTTAAAGGCGTAAGTTTGGGTGAGAACAACTATCCATTTCAGCAGGGATTGCGTGTGATTGATGGCACGATAGATAGCTATATCCAGCACCCACATCGTAAGCTGGATTTACAGCCCATGGCTTACCCGTTTCAACTAACACAAACTATGATTAATGGCCGCCGATTTTTTGAATGGGTGACACATTACCAAATGCTGATTAAGCCGCTGTTAAAAAACAGTATTGCCGCAGAGGATAACAATTGGCTACAAAGTGCACTGTATCACCATGATACCCAACAAAAAGCATTACCTACTAAGAGCATAAGACCTACAGCATTAGTGATAATGCAGGTTTTGAATAATAAGAAAGCAAATGAGAGTGGTGTGGAGGGGGAAATAAAAAATTACAGTTATGAAGGACGATGGCGCCAAGGTGATCGATATGTTCGCCGCATGTTTGATGCTTTAGTTTTGTGCTATTACGATCGCTTTGGTACGCAAGATTTACCCAGGGCGATTGAGTATATTTTTATCTGGGCGTATTCGCTTCGATTAGAAAAAGGCAGTGTTTATCTTCAGGGGATCGAAAAGCATGTTAGAGAAAATAATTTGTTTGTGCGTTTGCATCAGTCATTAACCCCTGCGGATTTTTTAAATAAGCCTTTGCCCCAAATTGAAATCAATCTAGCTCAAGCAATTTATGAAACAATAGAGAAGAAAAATATAGATAAATTGTGTGGGATTAAAATTCTATTTAGTGACCTTGGTTATTGCTCCCCAACAAAAGAGGCAACTCCAAATGTACAGTAA
- the tnpB gene encoding IS66 family insertion sequence element accessory protein TnpB (TnpB, as the term is used for proteins encoded by IS66 family insertion elements, is considered an accessory protein, since TnpC, encoded by a neighboring gene, is a DDE family transposase.): MMFMPDPSAKIWLHTQPTDMRKSYQGLLELIKQQIKKSPLSGHFVFINRRKTQMKTLYFEPSGYCIWCKRLAQGLYHYQESAHDKYAFSPLELQHVLEGIKVEKYRQFKRYRRAP, from the coding sequence ATGATGTTTATGCCTGACCCCAGCGCTAAAATCTGGTTGCATACCCAACCCACTGATATGCGTAAGTCTTATCAGGGACTATTGGAACTCATCAAACAACAGATCAAAAAAAGTCCACTCAGCGGGCATTTTGTCTTCATTAACCGTCGTAAAACGCAAATGAAAACTCTCTATTTTGAACCCTCTGGTTACTGCATTTGGTGCAAACGCTTAGCTCAAGGTCTGTACCACTACCAAGAATCAGCGCACGATAAATACGCCTTCAGCCCACTTGAATTACAACATGTATTAGAGGGTATAAAAGTGGAAAAATATCGACAATTTAAGCGTTACAGACGCGCACCTTAA
- the tnpA gene encoding IS66 family insertion sequence element accessory protein TnpA — MIDNQAQSDLSAPQYCEQHHINYFSFSKWRQHFSSTKTSTDSTQPDFIDLSHVSTLSGSERWNITLCLGDGIELRLSRE, encoded by the coding sequence ATCATTGATAATCAAGCTCAGTCTGATTTGTCGGCTCCTCAATACTGCGAACAGCATCACATCAATTACTTCAGTTTTAGCAAATGGCGTCAACATTTTTCGAGCACCAAAACCTCAACCGATTCCACTCAACCCGACTTTATCGACCTCAGTCACGTTTCTACTCTCTCAGGTTCTGAACGTTGGAACATTACCCTGTGTTTAGGCGATGGTATTGAACTTCGATTGAGTCGTGAATGA